The Streptomyces lienomycini sequence CAGGGCGAGTCGGGCGCCGCGGTGGGCGCAGGCGCGGGCCAGGGCGGCGCCGAGTCCGCGCGCGGCACCGGTCACGACGACGGTGCGGTTTCGCAGGGGACTGTCTGTCACCGGTCGGCCCTCCCTGGGAGTCGTCCGCGTCCGCGCGGACGGTCGTCGGCGTTCACCGGCGGTCGCCGGCCCGGTCGCGGCGGGTGAGGGCCCGCTGGACCCGGGTGAGGCCCGCGAACCGGTGCTGGCGCAGTGCGGCGCGCGCGGCGTTGGCGCCGGGCGCTCCGTGCACCCCGCCTCCCGGGTGGGCGCCCGCGGAGGCGAGGAAGAGACCGGCCACCGGTGTCTCCGGCCGTCCGGTACCGGGCACGGGCCGGAAGACGAGTTGCTGGTGCATGGCGGTGGTGCCGCCGTTGATGGCGCCGCCCTCCAGGTTGGCGTTCATGGCCTGGAGCGTGGGCGGGGCCAGTACGCGGCGGGCCCGCACCAGGGCGCGGAAGCCGGGCGCGAAGCGTTCCACCTGGCGTTCGACGCGGTCGGCCATGAGTTCCTGTTCCCGGGTGTCCCAGCTGCCGGTGATGCCCTCCTCGCCCGCGTCGGCGCGGATGTCGTGGGGGACGTGGGTGTAGGCCCAGGCGGACTCGGTGCCGCTCGGTGAGCGGGTGGGGTCGGTGGTGGTCATCTGGCCGAACAGCGAGAAGGGGCGGTCGGGGACCTGCCGCATGGCGATCTGGGCGGCGAACCGGGTCAGTTCGTCGAGGCCGTCGGCGAGGTGCACGGTGCCGGCCCGCGCCGCGTCCTCGCACCGCCAGGGCACGGGTCCGTCCAGTGCCCAGTCCACCTTGAAGGTGGCGAAGTCCCACTGAAAGTGCCGCAGGTCGGTGAGGACCTGGTCCGGCAGGTCCACCGGGTCGACGAGCCCGCCGTAGAGGGCGGGTACGGAGACGTCGGCGAGGACGGCCCGCCGGGCGGCGACGGTCTCGCCACCGGCGGTGCGCACTGCGACCGCGCGCCGGTCGCGGACCAGGACGCGCTCCACGCGCCGCCCGCAGCGCAGGGTGCCGCCGCGGGCGCGCAGCCGGTGGACCAGGGCGTCGGTGAGGGCGCCGGATCCGCCGACCGGTACGGGGAAGCCGTAGGTCTGGCCGAGCATCGACATCAGCCAGCCGAAGCCGCCGCTGCCCGCCGCCTCCGGCGCGAGGTCGGCGTGCAGGGCGTTGCCGGCCAGGAGCAGCTTGCCGCCCTCGCCCCGGAACTCCTCCTCGCCCAGGCGGCGCACCGGCAGGACCAGGGTGCGGGCGAGCCTGAGTCCGCCCGCGCCGCGCAGCCGCAGGGCCAGCCGGGCGCCGGCGCGCAGGGGCGGGAAGGGGGTGAAGAGGGCGTCCAGGATGTCGGCGCGGTAGCGGTCCCACACCTCGTGCAGCCGCTCCCAGGAGGCGCCGTCGCCGGGGGCGAAGGCGTCGAGGGAGGCGGCGGTGGTGGCGACGTCGCGGTCGAGGACGGCGCAGGTGCCGTCGGTCAGGGGGTGGGCCAGTACGTGGGGCGCGTGGGCCCAGCGCAGCCCGTGGTCCTGCAGGCGCAGGCCGCCGAGGACCGGGGAGGCGGCGGCGAGCGGGTAGAAGGAGCTGAACAGGTCGTTGACGAAGCCGGGGGCGACCTCGCCGTCGTGGCGGACCGCGCCGCCCGGCTCGGGCTGCTCCTCCAGGACCGTCACGCTCCAGCCGGCGTCCACCAGCAGGTTCGCCGCCACCAGTCCGTTGGGTCCGGCTCCGACCACGACGGCGTCAGGCACGGCCGGTTCCCGGCCGGTACGACACGGATCCCATCGTGTCCGACGGGTCGGGCCGGCACCGCTCGCCGGCCTGGGACTCGCAGAGCTTGGCGAGCCTGGCGAGCATGGCGCGGTGCCGGATCTGGATCAGCGCCTCGACGCCGACGTTGTGCAGCAGTCCTCCCGGGCCGCGCAGCGGGTGCTCGTCCACGATCACCAGGCACTGCTCGCCCCAGGGGCGCAGTTCGACGGCGATGCGGGCCGTGCCGAGTCGGCCCGCCTTGGCCTCCAGCTCCAGTTCCGAGCCCGTCACGCAGCGTCTGACCACCGATTCGTTGTCCAGCCGCAGCGGTCCGAGCCGTACCTCGTACGCGATCGTCGCGCCGACCTGCGGCCACTGTCCCGACGTGGGGGTGACCTCCGAGGGCCCGACCACCCATTCCACGTACTGGTCGCCGTCCGCGAGGACGTCCCAGACGGCCTCCGTCGTCGCCTGGATGAGCCTGTGCCGAACCGCCACGTGTGCCTCCAAGGTCCAGTGGCCGTCATGTGGCCGTTTTCGCGTGACCGCAGCCTGAGTGCCCCGTCCGCGACCGGCCAACCGGGGAGACGGACCGCAGGGGCCCGGGGGCGGCTGCACGGAAAGGCCGTGCATTGGCATGGACCTGATAACGGGTTGCTGGCTAAGCTCGAAGCGACCCGATGAGAGCGCTCTCAAACCGCGGTTGTTCCATGCCATCTGTTCCGCCCCCACCTTGCTGGAACGACGAAGGGCAACTCCCGTGAGACGCAGCAGACTCAGGCACCTCGCCCTGTCCGGGCTCCTCGTGCTCGGCACCCTCGGCGCGGTCGGCGCGCTGCCGGCCTCGGCGGCCGACGCCCCCACCGCCTCCCCCTCCGCGGAGCAGCCGGCCTCCGCCGGTCTCCTGGACGCCATGCAGCGGGACTTCGGCCTCACCCGGGCCGAGGCCGCGGACCGGCTGGCGGCCGAACGCGACGCCACCGGCCTGGAACCCGTGGCACGCCGGGCCGCCGGAACGGCCTTCGGCGGCTCGTGGTTCGACGCGGAGGCCGGAGAGCTGACCGTGGCCGTCACCTCGGACGCGGCACCCGAGACCCTGCGCGCGGTCCGCGCCACCGGCGCGCAGGTGCGCACCGTCGAGCACAGCGCGCGGCAGCTGGACGCGGCCAAGGCGCGCGTCGACCGGCTCGACGCCCCCGTTGGCGTCAGCGGTTGGCACGTCGACCAGCGCGCCGGCGCCGTGGTCGTCGACGTGGTCGAGGGCAAGCGCGCTGACAACGATGTCCAGAGCTTCGTGAAGCGGGCCCGCGAGGCCGGACCGGTCACGGTGCGTTCGGTGCCGTCGGCCCCGCAGACCTTCGCGGCGGGCACCGTCGGCGGCGACCCCTACTACACCGGCAACGTCCGCTGCTCCATCGGTTTCTCGGTGTACGGCGGCTTCGTCACCGCCGGGCACTGCGGACGGGCCGGCGCGGGGGTCAGCGGCTGGGACCGCTCGTACATCGGCACGTTCCAGGGCTCG is a genomic window containing:
- a CDS encoding phytoene desaturase family protein, whose amino-acid sequence is MPDAVVVGAGPNGLVAANLLVDAGWSVTVLEEQPEPGGAVRHDGEVAPGFVNDLFSSFYPLAAASPVLGGLRLQDHGLRWAHAPHVLAHPLTDGTCAVLDRDVATTAASLDAFAPGDGASWERLHEVWDRYRADILDALFTPFPPLRAGARLALRLRGAGGLRLARTLVLPVRRLGEEEFRGEGGKLLLAGNALHADLAPEAAGSGGFGWLMSMLGQTYGFPVPVGGSGALTDALVHRLRARGGTLRCGRRVERVLVRDRRAVAVRTAGGETVAARRAVLADVSVPALYGGLVDPVDLPDQVLTDLRHFQWDFATFKVDWALDGPVPWRCEDAARAGTVHLADGLDELTRFAAQIAMRQVPDRPFSLFGQMTTTDPTRSPSGTESAWAYTHVPHDIRADAGEEGITGSWDTREQELMADRVERQVERFAPGFRALVRARRVLAPPTLQAMNANLEGGAINGGTTAMHQQLVFRPVPGTGRPETPVAGLFLASAGAHPGGGVHGAPGANAARAALRQHRFAGLTRVQRALTRRDRAGDRR
- a CDS encoding SRPBCC family protein, with the protein product MAVRHRLIQATTEAVWDVLADGDQYVEWVVGPSEVTPTSGQWPQVGATIAYEVRLGPLRLDNESVVRRCVTGSELELEAKAGRLGTARIAVELRPWGEQCLVIVDEHPLRGPGGLLHNVGVEALIQIRHRAMLARLAKLCESQAGERCRPDPSDTMGSVSYRPGTGRA
- a CDS encoding S1 family peptidase, giving the protein MRRSRLRHLALSGLLVLGTLGAVGALPASAADAPTASPSAEQPASAGLLDAMQRDFGLTRAEAADRLAAERDATGLEPVARRAAGTAFGGSWFDAEAGELTVAVTSDAAPETLRAVRATGAQVRTVEHSARQLDAAKARVDRLDAPVGVSGWHVDQRAGAVVVDVVEGKRADNDVQSFVKRAREAGPVTVRSVPSAPQTFAAGTVGGDPYYTGNVRCSIGFSVYGGFVTAGHCGRAGAGVSGWDRSYIGTFQGSSFPDNDYAWVSVGSGWWTVPVVLGWGTVSDQLVRGSNVAPVGASICRSGSTTHWHCGTVLAHNETVNYSDGSVVHQLTKTSVCAEGGDSGGSFISGDQAQGVTSGGWGNCSSGGETWFQPVNEILNRYGLTLHTA